From Pseudodesulfovibrio nedwellii:
GCCGGGGGCTGTGGAAATCAATGAATTTGCCAATGGCAAAATTCGTTTGATTGGTGTCAATTTACCTGAAGATAGCCATTTAATCGGAAGCAAATTGTATAATTTGCGAGAGAAGATTGGTGATGATCTTGGTATCGTTATCGCTGCTTTGGTCAGGGATGGCGAGTTGATTATTCCTAGCGGTTTGGATGTCATTAAAAAGGACGATCTCGTGTATTTCGTCTGTGATATCCGGGATCAGGATGAAATTCTCCGACAGCTTGGAATTTTTGCTGAGCCTGTGCGCAAGGTTATGATTATTGGCGGCGGCAACATCGGCTTCCGTTTGGCCAAAGCTCTGGATAATAAATACTATCACACCCGTTTGCTCGAAAATAGGCAAAAGCGGTGTGAATATCTCTCTGAGCATTTGGATCGTCCTATTGTTCTCATGGGGGATTCAACAGATCAGGAAATTCTTCGGGAAGAGAACATTCAAGATATGGATATGGTCATTGCCGTGACTGGTGATGAAGAGACTAATATTTTGTCTTGTCTTCTAGCCAAGAGTCTTGGTGCCAAGAGTACTGTTACTCGTGTGAATAATTTTGGGTATATGCCTTTGATCGAGCCGATTGGTATCGATTATGTGGTCTGTCCACGCCAGTCGGCAATCAACACGTTGCTTCATTTTATTCGACGTGGAAAGATTATTTCCTCTGTCTCTATCAAAGGAGAGGCCGCGGAAGCTCTTGAAGCTGTTGCTCAGGAGGATTCTCCTATTGTGGGCAAAGAGGTTAAGGATCTTGGATTTCCCAGAGGGTGTCTTGTTTTGTGTTTCCAGCGTGGTGACGACGTTGTTATTCCTCGAGGTGATACTGTGGTGGAACCCAATGACAGATTGATCATTATTTCCACCAGACAAAATATTCCCAAAGTGGAAAAAGTGCTGACCACGACGGTGGAGTTTTTCTAGATGCGTTGGAAATATGTTCTCCACATCATCGGTGCGCTGGTCGCCTGTATCGGGCTGACCATGGTTTTACCTTTCGGTTGGGGGTTGTATTACGGTGATGGTACCGCTTATCCCATAGGTCTATCCATGGGGATCACTGTTATCGCTGGCGGTCTGGCTTTTGCCTTTTTCCGTGACTCAGAAGCTTCGAAAAAATCTTCTGTCATGACCCACCGCGAGGGCATGGCCATTGTTGCCTTGGGCTGGTTTGCGGCCGGAGTTTTCGGAGGACTGCCGTTCTATCTGGGCGGTACGTTTGAATCCGTGGTGGATTGTGTTTTTGAATCTTTGTCTGGTTTCAGTACAACTGGATCATCGGTTTTGGTTGATATCGAGAGCGTACCCCGTGGCCTGTTATTCTGGCGGAGTCTTACACATTGGCTTGGCGGCATGGGGATTATTGTATTTTCCCTTGCCATTCTGCCGTTTTTGGGGATTGGTGGCATGCAGCTGTACAAGGCTGAGGTGCCGGGACCATCTCCTGATAAGCTCAAGCCGCGTATTAAGGATACAGCCATGACCTTATGGAAGGTCTATCTGTTGTTCAGTGCTGTGGAAACAGTGTTGCTTATGTTTGGCGGCATGGATCTTTTTGACGCCCTATGCCACACCTTCGGCACCATGGCGACAGGGGGATTCTCTACCAGAAATACTTCGGTTGCCGCTTTTGATAGCGCGTATATTGACTACGTCATTACTGTGTTCATGGTTATTGCCGGTGTTAATTTCTCTTTACATTATCTTTTGTTGAAAGGGCGGTTCAAAGTCCTTATCAAAGATCCGGAATTTCGGGTTTTTGCCTTTATGATTGCCATTTTTATCGCAATTATAACTGTATTTGTTTATGCGGAAGGAAATTACGATACTGTTTCCGATTCCATCAGATATACGTCATTTCAAGTTGCTTCTATCTTGACCACAACGGGTTTTGCCACGGCAGACTATGAATTGTGGCCCGGGGTTACTCAGGCCATATTGTTGTTTTGCATGTTCGTGGGCGGATGTGCCGGTTCGACTGGCGGTGGCATGAAGGTCATGCGCATCATGCTGCTGTTCAAGCAGTCCTACCAGGAATTGTTTAGACTCATTCATCCTAGGGCTGTTAGTCATGTGAAGATGGGTAGAACTGTGGTTAAGGATGACGTCATCAGCGGTGTATGGGGCTTCTTTATACTTTGGCTCGGCCTGTTGGTCCTTGCGGCCTTTATTGTTGCTTCCACGGGGGTTGATGTTGTTACTTCGTTTGCCGCCGCTTTGGCTTGCATCGGTAATATTGGTCCTGGTATTGGAGGGGTCGGCCCAACGGATAATTTTGCGTGGCTTCCCGACATTGCAAAATGGGTTCTGACTTTTTGTATGGTTTTAGGAAGGCTTGAAATTTATACTGTTATTATTCTCTTCGTACCGGAGTTTTGGCGAAAATAATTGAATTGTTAAGAAATGGAAAAGCCCGGCAATACATGTGTTGCCGGGCTTTTTATGGTTCCCAATATACGTTTTATTTATCTAGAAATATACTATATTTTTTCTAGAGTCGTTGTTGGGCAACGGTTTCTGTCCTGTGATTTAAGAATCCTTTCAAAAGAGCTGTGTGAATATGTTGTGTTGTGAGATGGTAAAAAAAAGGGTGAAATTCATAATTATTATGAATTTCACCTGAACAGTTGGTGTAAGAAGAAAGCTCGTCAGGTTTAGTCAATGCGATAGTGACAGCCTTTTGTCTTTGTGTTTCTTAGGGCAGCAAGAGTGATGATGTATGCGGCCTGTGACCCATGGAAAAGATCAATGATGTTTTTGCTGACTTCGGTTTCGCGATAGAAATCCTGAAGATTTTTCGTTAATTTGCGCATGTCGGAGAAGGCGCGGCCCAATCTGTTGCTTGTTCGCGCGATGCCCACGTAATTCCACATGGTGTTACGAATGTTAGACCAGTCCTGAGCGATCAGAGCTGGGTCTTCATTGTGCTCGTGTCCAATGCTGATCCAGTCTGGGATTGATTCATTGAGTTTACGACTGAGGGCGGCAGAATGGTTCATGCGCGAAATCATATCTTGTCCGGCACTGTAACCCCAGAGCATTCCTTCCAGTAGTGACGTGCTTGCTAGTCTGTTGGCACCGTGGACGCCGGTACAGCTGCATTCGCCAGCTGCGTAAAGCTTTTCAAGCGTAGAGCGACCTCGGTTGTCTACGAGAATACCACCGCAGAAATAGTGCGCGGCAGGGACGACAGGGACCGGATCTTTGCTTATGTCTATGCCCATCTCTCGACATTTTTTGGAAATGGTAGGGAAGCGTTTGTTGACGTCTTCCTTGATGCCGGAGGTGTCGAGATACACACAGTCGTCGTCGATTTGGAGCATCTCGTCCATGATTGCACGGGTAACAATGTCGCGCGGAGCAAGGTCTGCGCGGGTGTCGTACCGTGGCATGAACGGGTCGCCTTTGGAGTTAATGAGTACCGCTCCTTCACCACGTACAGCCTCAGACACCAGAAAACGCCGTTCTCCGCGTTTTGAGCCTTCGTAAAGAGCTGTAGGGTGGAACTGTACATATTCACAGTTCATAAGCCTTGCACCGGCTCTGTGGGCCATTGCAAGGCCGGAGCCTATCGAGCTGGAAGTGTTTGTTGTGTGCAGGTAAATTTGTCCGATGCCGCCTGTAGCCAGCATGGTGAATTTAGACAAGATGGTTTCCACTTTGCCCAGATTTTCATTGAAGACATAGGCGCCAATGCATTGATTGGAAAGATTGTATTTGAAATCAAGGTGTTTGGCGTGATGCTGTGTGGTCAAGAGGTCAATGGCAGTTCGTTTGGTCAGGACACGGATATTTTCATGTGCTTCAACAGCGGCGCTGAGGACTTCCATGATGTTTCGACCTGTGTGGTCGTCACAATACAGAATACGAGCTAGACCGTGGCCGCCTTCGCGAGTCAGATACCAATCGCCAGGTTTGCGTTGGTTGAAGGGGATTTTGTATTTTTCAAGAAAGGTTTCCTGAAGAACTTCCGGGCCTTTACGAGCCAGAAAACGTACTGCACGCGTGAAGTTGTGTTTCCATCCTGCTGTCAGGATGTCTTTTTCCAACAATTTAGGATCATCGTTTTCGTTGCGATAAACGATGCCGCCTTGCGCAAGAGAAGTGTTGCCGTTGGTGAGATCTTCTCCGGCTGTGATGATAATGACGTCATGCCCTTGGTCGGCCAGGGTGAGAGCTGCCATGGATCCGGCAATACCGGATCCGATAATAAGAGCATCGCTTTGCAATCGGAAATTGTTCATGACGGGGCCTTAGCACGTCTGCCAGTCTAGGAGCAAACTTTGAGCATGCGCTCAAGAGCCAGTTTTGCTGGTTCCTTGATGGAGTCGCTCACAGTGACAGGCGTAGCGGTTTCAAGGTTATCAAGCGTGTGGGCCAGTTTTTCCACGGTTATCTTGGCCATATCGTCGCATTGGCTTGCAATGAGCGGTTTGATGGTCTTTTCGCCTTTGTACTGGTCTGCCAATCGGTTAACGAGGTTTACCTCGGTACCAATGTAAATGGTTGCTCCTTGAGGAGCCTCGGCAGCATATTTTATTAGATAGGTGGTCGAGCCGTTGCCGTCGGAAGCGTGAACCAATGCCGGATCGCATTCGGGGTGAACGACAATACGAGCTTCCGGTTCAGCAGCACGAATCGCCTCGATGGTGTCGAGTGAAAATTCTTCATGAATTGGGCAGTATCCCGGCCAAATGATGAACTGCTTGTCGTCAGTCATGGATGGCGTGACATACAATTCAGGATCACCTTCGATGACATCGACCGGCAGAAGAATGCGTTCTTCTTCGGGGATGCCGAGTGCATTGGCACTGTTGCGGGCCAGATGTTTGTCCGGCAGAAAGAGGACACCGTCACCTTGTTTTATGGCCCAGGAGAGCATGGTTTGAGCGTTGGCAGAGGTGCAGACTGAACCACCATATTCTCCCACCACGGCTTTGACGGCTGCTGAGGAGTTCACATAGGTCAGTGGAACAATCTTTCGACCATTTTTTTGGAGGATATCAAGAACCTGTCTGACTCGTTTACCTTCAGCCATGTCAGCCATGGGGCAGGTTGCGGAGGTATCCGGAATGTGGATTTTTTGGTCCGGTCGGCAAAGAATGGCAGCAGATTCAGCCATGAAAAACACACCACAGAACACTATGTGTTTTGCTTTAAGGTCGTTGATTTTGCGGGCCAACTCAAGAGAATCACCACGAACATCGGTGAAGGCAATGACTTCGTCCGACTGGTAATGATGGCCGAGAATGGACAGGGATTCGCCCATGGCCTCCTTAATCCTAATGATGGTGTCCTTGGGGTTTTCCACAGTGTTCCTCTTTATGATAAAGGTATAAATTTCATACTGAAATCAGATGATATTGCTGAGTGAGTCAGCTTGCCCACCGAGATGAAATTCGGGCCAAGGTCAGCGATCTCTCGGATGTTGTCCAAAGATATGTTGCCACTAATTTCTGTTTCAATGTTCTTCGGAATGATTCCCAAAGCGGTTTTGGCTGTTTCTGCATCCATGTTGTCGAGCATGATGCGCTTGATGTCACACTGACTTGCTTCTTCTACTTCTTCAAGAGTGCGGCATTCAACTTCAATGGGCGGGCAGGGTGAGTGTACCGTCTGGAGTTGGTTGACGGCCTGTGAAATAGATCCGGCCCGATCAATGTGATTGTCCTTGAGCATGAGCATGTCAGACAGTGTGAGGCGGTGATTTTTGCCACCACCGGCGAGTACTGCGTATTTTTCAGGAAAACGAAGGCCTGGCAGAGTTTTTCGTGTGTCGAGAAGTTGGGTTTTGGTTCCCTTAAGAGCTTCAACGTAGCTCGCTGTCAG
This genomic window contains:
- the trkA gene encoding Trk system potassium transporter TrkA encodes the protein MRVIIIGAGEVGFHLSQRLAVENKEVVVIDTSDEALRKIAETSDVQTIKGSGSSPKVLEEAGVDKADIFLAVTDSDEINLLACSFANLLNPNVTKLARVRSEMYTDYKSLLTEHGAKITKIINPDEEVVNSVLRLMSVPGAVEINEFANGKIRLIGVNLPEDSHLIGSKLYNLREKIGDDLGIVIAALVRDGELIIPSGLDVIKKDDLVYFVCDIRDQDEILRQLGIFAEPVRKVMIIGGGNIGFRLAKALDNKYYHTRLLENRQKRCEYLSEHLDRPIVLMGDSTDQEILREENIQDMDMVIAVTGDEETNILSCLLAKSLGAKSTVTRVNNFGYMPLIEPIGIDYVVCPRQSAINTLLHFIRRGKIISSVSIKGEAAEALEAVAQEDSPIVGKEVKDLGFPRGCLVLCFQRGDDVVIPRGDTVVEPNDRLIIISTRQNIPKVEKVLTTTVEFF
- a CDS encoding TrkH family potassium uptake protein; this encodes MRWKYVLHIIGALVACIGLTMVLPFGWGLYYGDGTAYPIGLSMGITVIAGGLAFAFFRDSEASKKSSVMTHREGMAIVALGWFAAGVFGGLPFYLGGTFESVVDCVFESLSGFSTTGSSVLVDIESVPRGLLFWRSLTHWLGGMGIIVFSLAILPFLGIGGMQLYKAEVPGPSPDKLKPRIKDTAMTLWKVYLLFSAVETVLLMFGGMDLFDALCHTFGTMATGGFSTRNTSVAAFDSAYIDYVITVFMVIAGVNFSLHYLLLKGRFKVLIKDPEFRVFAFMIAIFIAIITVFVYAEGNYDTVSDSIRYTSFQVASILTTTGFATADYELWPGVTQAILLFCMFVGGCAGSTGGGMKVMRIMLLFKQSYQELFRLIHPRAVSHVKMGRTVVKDDVISGVWGFFILWLGLLVLAAFIVASTGVDVVTSFAAALACIGNIGPGIGGVGPTDNFAWLPDIAKWVLTFCMVLGRLEIYTVIILFVPEFWRK
- the nadB gene encoding L-aspartate oxidase, with amino-acid sequence MNNFRLQSDALIIGSGIAGSMAALTLADQGHDVIIITAGEDLTNGNTSLAQGGIVYRNENDDPKLLEKDILTAGWKHNFTRAVRFLARKGPEVLQETFLEKYKIPFNQRKPGDWYLTREGGHGLARILYCDDHTGRNIMEVLSAAVEAHENIRVLTKRTAIDLLTTQHHAKHLDFKYNLSNQCIGAYVFNENLGKVETILSKFTMLATGGIGQIYLHTTNTSSSIGSGLAMAHRAGARLMNCEYVQFHPTALYEGSKRGERRFLVSEAVRGEGAVLINSKGDPFMPRYDTRADLAPRDIVTRAIMDEMLQIDDDCVYLDTSGIKEDVNKRFPTISKKCREMGIDISKDPVPVVPAAHYFCGGILVDNRGRSTLEKLYAAGECSCTGVHGANRLASTSLLEGMLWGYSAGQDMISRMNHSAALSRKLNESIPDWISIGHEHNEDPALIAQDWSNIRNTMWNYVGIARTSNRLGRAFSDMRKLTKNLQDFYRETEVSKNIIDLFHGSQAAYIITLAALRNTKTKGCHYRID
- the nadA gene encoding quinolinate synthase NadA is translated as MENPKDTIIRIKEAMGESLSILGHHYQSDEVIAFTDVRGDSLELARKINDLKAKHIVFCGVFFMAESAAILCRPDQKIHIPDTSATCPMADMAEGKRVRQVLDILQKNGRKIVPLTYVNSSAAVKAVVGEYGGSVCTSANAQTMLSWAIKQGDGVLFLPDKHLARNSANALGIPEEERILLPVDVIEGDPELYVTPSMTDDKQFIIWPGYCPIHEEFSLDTIEAIRAAEPEARIVVHPECDPALVHASDGNGSTTYLIKYAAEAPQGATIYIGTEVNLVNRLADQYKGEKTIKPLIASQCDDMAKITVEKLAHTLDNLETATPVTVSDSIKEPAKLALERMLKVCS
- the nadC gene encoding carboxylating nicotinate-nucleotide diphosphorylase, coding for MPTNAFDDFFQAEAKMFLLATIRIALAEDASDLTSMGLFTENDMAQAMIVAKQKTVVAGLPLIPMILEFGSEECQTHLNVDEGDTVSEGTMVAAIQGPALQLLKAERVIMNFLCHLSGIANLTASYVEALKGTKTQLLDTRKTLPGLRFPEKYAVLAGGGKNHRLTLSDMLMLKDNHIDRAGSISQAVNQLQTVHSPCPPIEVECRTLEEVEEASQCDIKRIMLDNMDAETAKTALGIIPKNIETEISGNISLDNIREIADLGPNFISVGKLTHSAISSDFSMKFIPLS